In the Alkalibacter saccharofermentans DSM 14828 genome, one interval contains:
- a CDS encoding ParB/RepB/Spo0J family partition protein translates to MKSKKGLGKGLQALIPEESEQGRQGLESMDIDRICPNKNQPRTKFDQEKLEELSNSIREHGVIQPIIVTAYNDGYKIVAGERRWRAAKMAGIKEVPVVIRELTDKGVMELALIENLQREDLNEIEAALAYKDLMNKFDLTQQDISLRIGKSRTSIANTLRLLNLPKEIRDLIVDDIITPGHGRCILSVEGIYRERLLEKILKEKLSVREAEKFVQKLKNEKNNENTEKTLDTKTQMFLRDLQEKLQNNLGTKVKISGKNDKGKIEIEYYSNDDLERLTERLSN, encoded by the coding sequence ATGAAAAGCAAGAAAGGTTTGGGAAAAGGCCTGCAAGCGTTGATTCCGGAAGAGAGCGAACAAGGAAGGCAAGGCCTTGAAAGTATGGATATAGACAGGATATGCCCTAACAAGAACCAACCCAGAACAAAGTTTGACCAGGAAAAGCTTGAAGAACTTTCAAACTCCATTAGGGAACACGGGGTTATACAGCCTATTATAGTAACTGCTTATAATGACGGCTACAAGATAGTTGCGGGAGAAAGAAGATGGAGAGCAGCAAAAATGGCTGGGATCAAAGAGGTTCCGGTAGTAATTAGAGAACTTACAGATAAAGGCGTTATGGAGCTGGCTCTTATTGAGAATCTTCAAAGAGAAGACTTAAATGAAATTGAAGCAGCTCTTGCATATAAAGATTTAATGAATAAATTTGATCTAACGCAACAGGATATATCCTTGAGAATAGGGAAAAGCAGAACTTCGATAGCCAATACCTTGAGACTTTTAAACCTGCCAAAGGAAATTCGAGATTTGATAGTAGATGATATAATCACTCCAGGTCATGGCAGATGCATCCTTTCAGTTGAAGGAATATACAGGGAGAGACTTTTGGAGAAGATATTAAAAGAAAAGCTGAGCGTAAGAGAAGCTGAAAAATTTGTTCAAAAGTTAAAAAACGAAAAAAATAACGAAAATACAGAAAAGACCTTAGATACCAAGACGCAGATGTTCTTAAGAGATCTGCAGGAAAAACTGCAAAACAATTTAGGCACAAAAGTCAAAATAAGCGGCAAGAACGATAAAGGGAAAATAGAAATAGAGTACTACAGCAACGATGACTTGGAGCGTCTGACGGAAAGACTTTCCAACTGA
- a CDS encoding ParA family protein encodes MTKIISVFNQKGGVGKTTTNINLSTYMAQLGKKVLVVDADPQGNTTSGFGIDKESLEFSLYDGMVNGSDLNEVCIKTRFKNLDLVPSKPELAGAEIEMTAMKNRELLMSVFLKNADGIYDYVMIDCPPSLGLISLNALAASNSVLVPIQCEYYALEGVSQLMNTINLVKRGLNNKLSIEGIIMTMFDGRTNLSLQVVDEVSGYFGDKVYKTVIPRNVRLAEAPSHGLAILEYDEKSKGAQAYFEFAKEFIKRKGDRI; translated from the coding sequence ATGACTAAGATAATATCGGTTTTCAATCAAAAAGGCGGAGTGGGCAAGACAACCACCAACATCAACCTAAGTACTTATATGGCGCAACTTGGGAAGAAAGTCCTGGTGGTGGATGCGGACCCCCAAGGCAATACCACCAGTGGTTTCGGCATAGATAAAGAATCTTTGGAGTTTAGCCTTTATGACGGGATGGTAAACGGGTCTGATTTAAATGAAGTTTGCATAAAAACAAGGTTTAAAAACCTTGATTTAGTGCCTTCTAAACCTGAATTAGCCGGTGCAGAAATAGAAATGACAGCTATGAAAAACAGAGAGCTTTTAATGAGCGTTTTTTTGAAAAATGCTGATGGAATATACGATTATGTAATGATTGATTGTCCTCCTTCTTTAGGTCTTATTTCGTTAAATGCGCTTGCAGCTTCTAATTCCGTATTAGTTCCAATACAATGTGAATATTATGCTTTGGAAGGTGTAAGCCAGCTTATGAACACCATAAACCTCGTCAAAAGGGGTCTTAACAACAAACTATCGATTGAAGGAATTATAATGACTATGTTTGACGGAAGAACAAACCTTTCACTCCAGGTAGTTGATGAGGTAAGCGGTTATTTCGGAGATAAGGTTTATAAGACTGTTATCCCTCGAAATGTACGACTTGCTGAGGCGCCAAGCCATGGATTGGCTATACTTGAGTATGATGAAAAATCCAAAGGAGCACAGGCGTACTTCGAATTTGCAAAAGAGTTCATAAAGAGGAAGGGGGATAGGATATGA
- the noc gene encoding nucleoid occlusion protein — protein sequence MSDGMKIQYVDIDCIRPNPYQPRTRFSNASLEELAISIKSYGVLQPISVRKFSEKNYELIAGERRLRASKLAGLKEIPVIVSDIVDVDSATIALIENIQREDLDFIEEAESYQQLISLHGMTQEQIAKKVGKNQSTIANKLRLLRLNPSVREIIFNNELSERHARALLKIPDEELQLMALKKIISSDLNVKKTEELIEKIRDEILINNFDEPITHEKKARVKSFINMRIYTNTIKKAYEDILKTGIDASYVENDQDEYLEVKIKIKKNR from the coding sequence ATGAGTGACGGTATGAAGATTCAGTATGTTGACATAGATTGCATTAGACCTAATCCATATCAACCGAGGACACGCTTTTCAAACGCTTCTTTAGAAGAGCTTGCGATATCAATAAAGAGTTACGGAGTATTGCAACCTATATCTGTGAGGAAATTCAGTGAAAAAAACTATGAATTAATTGCGGGAGAGAGACGCCTTCGAGCGTCAAAACTGGCAGGCCTAAAAGAAATTCCGGTTATTGTAAGCGATATCGTAGACGTAGATTCTGCTACGATAGCATTAATCGAGAACATCCAAAGAGAGGACCTCGACTTCATAGAAGAAGCGGAAAGCTACCAGCAACTTATAAGTTTACATGGGATGACTCAGGAACAGATTGCAAAAAAAGTGGGGAAAAATCAGTCTACTATAGCCAATAAACTGCGATTATTAAGGTTGAATCCATCTGTGAGAGAGATCATATTCAATAATGAACTTTCTGAACGACATGCAAGAGCGCTTTTGAAAATCCCAGATGAAGAGCTTCAGCTGATGGCTTTGAAGAAAATCATCTCATCTGATTTAAACGTAAAGAAAACCGAGGAACTTATTGAAAAAATAAGAGACGAGATATTAATTAACAATTTTGATGAACCTATCACACATGAAAAGAAAGCTAGAGTAAAGAGCTTTATAAATATGAGGATATATACCAATACCATTAAGAAAGCTTATGAAGATATTTTGAAGACTGGAATAGATGCTTCATACGTAGAAAACGATCAGGACGAATACTTAGAGGTTAAAATTAAAATAAAGAAAAACAGATAA
- the rsmG gene encoding 16S rRNA (guanine(527)-N(7))-methyltransferase RsmG → MESRQLLYTGLKEKGFNLTDEQIYSLMEYMNLVLEENKKFNLTAIEEENEFINKHFIDSILMYDNSQEEMLVADMGTGGGFPGIPLKIVHPNWKMTFIDSTEKKLKFIEAACKKLGIENVEFVHSRAEDVGRADEHREKYDLVFSRAVASMNVLSEYCLPLTRLGGKFIASKGPKYQEELEDAKKAIEVLGGKVDNITEIMMPYEDIVRYLVICKKIKKTPLKYPRRQGVPSKKPL, encoded by the coding sequence ATGGAATCTAGACAGTTGCTCTATACAGGGCTAAAGGAAAAGGGCTTTAATCTAACAGATGAACAAATCTATTCACTGATGGAATACATGAATCTTGTTTTGGAAGAAAACAAAAAATTTAATCTCACAGCAATAGAAGAAGAAAACGAGTTTATTAATAAGCACTTCATAGATTCTATATTGATGTATGATAACAGTCAGGAAGAGATGTTAGTGGCAGATATGGGAACCGGGGGTGGTTTTCCCGGGATTCCATTGAAAATAGTTCATCCAAATTGGAAAATGACTTTTATAGACTCAACAGAAAAGAAGCTGAAATTTATTGAAGCGGCTTGCAAAAAACTAGGTATAGAGAACGTCGAATTTGTTCATAGCAGGGCAGAAGATGTAGGTAGAGCTGATGAACACAGAGAAAAATACGACTTAGTTTTTTCAAGAGCGGTTGCATCTATGAATGTTCTCAGTGAATATTGTTTGCCGCTTACAAGGCTGGGTGGAAAATTTATAGCCTCAAAAGGTCCTAAATATCAGGAAGAGTTGGAAGATGCAAAAAAAGCTATAGAAGTATTAGGAGGCAAGGTAGATAACATCACTGAAATTATGATGCCTTATGAAGATATCGTAAGATACCTGGTCATATGTAAAAAAATCAAAAAGACACCTTTAAAGTATCCTAGAAGGCAGGGTGTTCCCAGCAAAAAACCATTATAA
- the mnmG gene encoding tRNA uridine-5-carboxymethylaminomethyl(34) synthesis enzyme MnmG, translated as MSYKAGIYDIIVIGGGHAGCESALAAARLGHKTLLITMNLDSIALMPCNPSIGGTGKGHLVRELDALGGQMGKNIDKTMIQCKMLNTAKGPAVHSLRAQADKLKYQQEMKKTLEQQDNLYIKQHEAVGLGVDNGIVKNVVTKTGAVFEARCIIMATGTYLKSRIIIGDVSYDGGPNGLFGANDLSGSLMNNGIKLLRFKTGTPARVDRKSVDFHKMTIQEGDDRILPFSFETDSIEINQVPCYLTYTNEKTHEVIRDNLHLSPLYSGNITGVGPRYCPSIEDKVVRFSDKPKHQIFIEPEGRDTEELYVQGMSSSLPEDVQLKMLRTVEGMENVEIMRSAYAIEYDNIDPLQLWPSLEHKEIEGLFFAGQVNGTSGYEEAAAQGLIAGINASLKIRDKEPLILDRSQAYIGVLIDDIVTKGTLEPYRMMTSRAEYRLILRQDNADLRLTELGREVGLIDDMRFARYRNKKKMISEEIERLKNITLKPSSELEAFLKGKNSSFSNQGISLYELIKRPEISYLELSNLDSNRPEIPENVYEQVEIQIKYEGYIKKQLNQVEQFKKLEKKKIPENIKYESISGLRLEARQKLGKIRPVSIGHASRISGVSPADISVLLVYMENYNRKETAKNNGI; from the coding sequence TTGAGTTATAAAGCAGGAATCTACGATATAATAGTAATTGGGGGAGGACATGCTGGATGTGAAAGCGCCCTAGCGGCGGCCAGGTTGGGACATAAGACATTGCTTATTACAATGAATCTCGACTCTATAGCATTGATGCCTTGCAATCCATCCATAGGTGGTACAGGTAAGGGTCATTTGGTTAGAGAGCTTGATGCATTGGGTGGCCAGATGGGCAAGAATATTGACAAGACGATGATACAGTGCAAGATGCTCAACACTGCGAAAGGACCAGCGGTGCACTCTTTGAGAGCACAGGCAGATAAATTGAAATACCAGCAGGAGATGAAAAAAACTCTGGAGCAACAAGATAACCTATATATAAAGCAGCATGAAGCAGTTGGTTTGGGTGTCGATAATGGTATAGTAAAAAACGTAGTAACTAAAACAGGGGCTGTCTTCGAGGCAAGATGCATAATAATGGCTACGGGAACTTATTTGAAATCTAGAATTATAATTGGAGATGTAAGCTATGATGGAGGACCAAATGGCCTCTTCGGGGCAAATGATCTCTCAGGCAGTTTGATGAATAATGGAATTAAGCTTTTGAGGTTTAAGACAGGAACACCTGCAAGAGTTGATAGAAAAAGCGTCGATTTTCATAAGATGACAATTCAAGAAGGCGATGATAGAATTCTCCCTTTTTCTTTTGAAACAGACAGCATAGAAATCAATCAGGTACCCTGTTACTTGACTTATACGAATGAAAAAACTCATGAGGTCATCAGAGATAATCTTCATCTATCCCCTCTTTATAGTGGAAACATAACCGGTGTAGGACCAAGATACTGTCCTTCCATAGAAGACAAAGTAGTAAGGTTTTCGGATAAGCCAAAGCATCAGATTTTCATTGAACCGGAAGGAAGGGATACAGAGGAGCTATATGTTCAAGGTATGTCTTCAAGCCTGCCAGAAGATGTTCAACTTAAAATGTTGCGCACGGTAGAAGGAATGGAAAATGTAGAAATAATGAGATCAGCATATGCCATAGAGTATGACAATATAGATCCATTACAGCTGTGGCCATCTCTTGAGCATAAGGAAATTGAGGGATTGTTTTTCGCAGGACAGGTAAATGGAACAAGCGGGTATGAAGAAGCTGCCGCTCAAGGTTTAATAGCAGGGATAAACGCTTCATTGAAAATTAGAGATAAAGAGCCTCTAATTTTGGACAGATCACAAGCATACATTGGAGTATTGATTGACGACATAGTGACGAAGGGAACTTTAGAGCCATATAGGATGATGACATCCAGAGCAGAGTACAGGTTGATACTCAGGCAGGATAATGCAGATCTACGCTTGACGGAATTAGGAAGAGAAGTAGGGCTCATTGATGACATGCGATTTGCAAGATATAGGAATAAGAAAAAAATGATATCTGAAGAAATTGAAAGGCTTAAAAATATAACATTGAAGCCTTCGAGTGAATTAGAGGCGTTTTTAAAGGGGAAAAACAGTTCTTTTTCAAATCAGGGCATTTCCCTTTATGAATTGATAAAAAGGCCCGAAATAAGCTATTTAGAGCTTAGTAATCTAGATTCAAACAGACCTGAAATACCAGAAAATGTATATGAGCAGGTGGAAATACAGATAAAATACGAAGGCTACATAAAAAAACAGTTAAACCAAGTTGAGCAATTTAAAAAGCTGGAGAAGAAAAAAATACCTGAAAACATAAAATATGAAAGCATAAGTGGTTTGCGTTTGGAAGCTAGGCAAAAGCTTGGAAAAATTAGACCGGTGTCAATAGGTCATGCATCGAGAATTTCAGGAGTATCTCCTGCAGACATTTCAGTTTTGTTGGTGTATATGGAAAACTACAATAGAAAGGAAACTGCAAAAAATAATGGAATCTAG
- the mnmE gene encoding tRNA uridine-5-carboxymethylaminomethyl(34) synthesis GTPase MnmE gives MNYLEDTVAAISTPVGFSGIGMVRMTGDKSVEVIKKIFVTKSTTDFDDYKNRSIIYGHIVDEKGQIVDEVLVSKMLGPNTYTREDVIEISCHGGIIPVRKILELTLANGARMAEPGEFTKRAFLNGRIDLTQAEAVIDVINSKTDRSLQMSVKQLEGRLSKKVKEIRNDLIEILAHIEASIDYPEYDIEEMSFQLISQKSNDIKFKIDKLIQTSKNGRIIREGIKTAIIGKPNVGKSSLLNALLGEERAIVTEFEGTTRDTIEEYINIKGIPLKIIDTAGIRETENLIEKLGINKTKEILSESDFVLLLLDGERGIDEEDMALLQLVKDKKGLVAINKIDRKLKVNKEDVRDKSHMEVVEISILKELGIEELKNKIYDEVSNAGMDSDAYEMVSNIRHINLLQDSSQSLNDCLEGLDSGLPIEMISVDVKNAWDKLGKMIGETVTEDIVDEIFSKFCIGK, from the coding sequence ATGAATTATTTGGAAGATACCGTGGCCGCAATATCCACGCCGGTAGGCTTTTCAGGCATTGGAATGGTTAGAATGACCGGGGATAAATCTGTGGAAGTAATTAAGAAAATATTTGTGACAAAGTCAACAACTGATTTTGACGATTATAAAAACAGGAGCATAATTTACGGTCATATTGTAGACGAAAAAGGACAGATAGTAGACGAAGTTTTAGTATCAAAAATGCTCGGACCAAATACTTATACCAGGGAAGATGTAATAGAGATAAGCTGCCATGGAGGAATAATCCCTGTAAGAAAGATTTTAGAACTGACTTTGGCAAACGGAGCTAGAATGGCAGAACCTGGAGAGTTTACCAAAAGGGCTTTTTTAAATGGTAGGATAGATCTTACACAAGCCGAAGCGGTAATAGACGTAATAAACTCCAAGACCGATAGAAGCCTTCAAATGTCGGTTAAGCAGCTGGAAGGAAGACTATCTAAGAAGGTTAAAGAAATTAGAAATGATTTAATTGAGATACTGGCACATATTGAAGCCAGCATAGACTATCCTGAATATGATATCGAAGAGATGTCATTTCAGTTGATAAGCCAAAAATCAAATGATATCAAATTTAAGATAGACAAGTTGATACAAACCTCAAAGAACGGAAGAATAATAAGAGAAGGTATAAAGACAGCCATAATTGGAAAGCCAAATGTAGGCAAATCGTCACTTTTAAACGCTCTTCTAGGTGAGGAAAGAGCGATAGTAACTGAATTTGAAGGAACAACAAGAGATACAATAGAGGAATACATAAATATTAAGGGGATACCTTTAAAGATAATCGATACTGCAGGAATAAGAGAAACTGAAAATTTAATTGAAAAGCTGGGCATAAATAAAACAAAAGAGATATTATCTGAAAGTGACTTCGTGCTTCTTTTACTGGATGGTGAAAGGGGAATTGATGAAGAGGATATGGCTCTGTTACAATTGGTTAAGGATAAAAAAGGTTTGGTGGCTATAAACAAAATAGACAGGAAATTAAAAGTAAACAAAGAAGATGTAAGAGATAAATCACATATGGAAGTTGTTGAAATTTCAATTCTCAAAGAGTTGGGAATTGAGGAACTGAAAAACAAGATTTATGATGAGGTAAGCAATGCCGGCATGGATTCGGATGCATATGAAATGGTATCGAACATTAGGCATATAAACTTGCTTCAGGATTCTTCTCAGTCTTTAAATGACTGTCTTGAGGGACTCGATTCAGGCCTGCCTATAGAGATGATATCTGTAGATGTAAAGAATGCATGGGACAAGCTGGGGAAGATGATAGGCGAAACAGTTACAGAAGACATAGTAGATGAAATTTTCAGTAAATTTTGCATAGGAAAGTAG
- the jag gene encoding RNA-binding cell elongation regulator Jag/EloR: MKTVVAKGKSIEEAINNALTELNATREQVETKVLELPSNGIMGIFGVKSAKVEVTMKDDFIEKAKLFLEQIFEKFGIEATCRIELNQRNLNITLEGEDMGILIGRRGQTLDSIQYLTSLVVNKSSDEYIRVVIDTENYREKREDTLKDLAFKLAKKVEKNNSKVVLEPMNPYERRIIHSTLQNHEVVYTYSEGEEPFRKVVIDLKKTS, translated from the coding sequence ATGAAAACGGTGGTTGCCAAAGGCAAGTCAATAGAAGAAGCAATAAATAATGCGCTAACAGAACTAAACGCCACCAGAGAGCAGGTAGAAACAAAGGTACTTGAGCTGCCTTCAAATGGAATAATGGGAATTTTTGGAGTTAAAAGTGCCAAGGTCGAAGTTACCATGAAAGATGATTTCATTGAAAAAGCCAAGTTGTTTTTGGAGCAAATTTTTGAAAAATTCGGGATTGAGGCAACATGCAGAATTGAACTTAATCAACGAAACTTAAACATCACCCTTGAGGGCGAAGATATGGGTATTTTAATAGGAAGAAGGGGCCAAACACTGGATTCTATTCAGTACCTTACTAGCTTAGTTGTAAATAAAAGCTCCGATGAGTATATAAGAGTAGTAATAGATACTGAAAACTACAGAGAAAAAAGAGAAGATACTTTAAAAGATTTAGCTTTTAAATTAGCAAAAAAAGTTGAAAAAAACAACTCAAAAGTAGTTTTAGAGCCTATGAATCCATATGAAAGAAGAATCATACATTCAACTCTTCAGAATCATGAAGTAGTTTATACGTATAGTGAAGGTGAGGAACCTTTTAGAAAAGTAGTTATCGATTTAAAGAAGACCAGCTAA
- a CDS encoding YidC/Oxa1 family membrane protein insertase, translating to MSFLYGLFGSVLHLIYTFVQDYGISIVVFAVFAKLLMLPITLKQNKSMQQMNKLQPEIQALQKKHGNNKAKLNEEMMKIYQKHNYNPMGGCLPMLIQFPIIIGLFGVMREPVPYVFSAEVFATIDKSFLWLADLSAYDPLRVIPIVAAATTYLSMSNLAQPQAGGNNQAQAMTQSMKIISPLMIGFVSWGLPSGLGLYWIINNLLTYVQQLIMQKGKAPKEGEK from the coding sequence ATGTCTTTTTTATATGGATTGTTCGGTAGCGTACTACATTTAATCTATACTTTTGTACAAGATTATGGTATATCAATAGTCGTATTTGCAGTTTTTGCGAAGCTGTTGATGCTTCCAATTACTCTAAAGCAAAATAAATCTATGCAGCAAATGAACAAGCTGCAGCCGGAAATACAAGCTCTTCAGAAAAAACATGGAAACAACAAAGCAAAGCTTAATGAAGAAATGATGAAGATTTATCAAAAGCACAATTACAACCCTATGGGGGGTTGTTTGCCGATGCTTATTCAATTTCCTATAATAATAGGTCTTTTTGGTGTAATGAGAGAGCCTGTGCCTTATGTTTTCAGTGCGGAGGTTTTTGCTACGATAGACAAGTCTTTTTTATGGCTAGCAGACTTGAGCGCTTACGATCCATTAAGAGTAATACCAATAGTAGCGGCTGCAACTACTTATTTAAGCATGTCAAATCTGGCTCAGCCTCAAGCTGGAGGAAACAATCAGGCTCAAGCGATGACTCAGTCAATGAAGATAATATCTCCTCTTATGATAGGTTTCGTATCATGGGGACTTCCATCAGGACTGGGACTTTACTGGATTATAAATAATTTACTGACATACGTACAACAGCTTATAATGCAAAAGGGTAAAGCTCCAAAAGAGGGGGAGAAGTAA
- the yidD gene encoding membrane protein insertion efficiency factor YidD gives MKKLMLLMIKFYQKAISPLLPKTCRFHPTCSDYCIQAIEKYGPLKGFVICAKRVGKCHPFHPGGFDPLK, from the coding sequence ATGAAAAAATTAATGTTACTGATGATTAAGTTTTATCAAAAGGCTATATCGCCTCTGTTGCCAAAGACATGTAGGTTTCATCCCACATGTTCTGATTACTGTATTCAGGCGATAGAAAAATATGGGCCATTAAAAGGCTTTGTCATTTGTGCAAAAAGAGTAGGGAAATGTCATCCTTTTCATCCGGGAGGATTTGATCCTTTGAAATGA
- the rnpA gene encoding ribonuclease P protein component, translated as MANRLLVMYYLENGKDETRLGITVSKKVGNSVTRNRVKRLIKESYRNSSFNSVKGYDIIFIARKGCEDRDYKEISSAVNHLLKKYNRILENEQMI; from the coding sequence ATGGCTAACAGGCTTTTGGTAATGTATTATTTGGAAAACGGTAAGGACGAAACAAGATTAGGGATAACAGTAAGCAAAAAAGTTGGAAACAGTGTAACGAGAAATAGAGTAAAGCGTCTTATAAAAGAATCTTACAGGAATAGTTCTTTTAATAGTGTCAAAGGATATGATATAATTTTTATTGCGAGAAAAGGTTGTGAAGACAGGGATTATAAAGAAATAAGCTCTGCAGTGAACCATTTATTGAAGAAATATAATCGAATCCTTGAAAATGAGCAGATGATATGA
- the rpmH gene encoding 50S ribosomal protein L34, translating to MKMTYQPKVRQRSKVHGFRQRMKSASGRKVLSNRRRKGRKRLSA from the coding sequence ATGAAAATGACTTATCAGCCTAAAGTAAGACAAAGATCAAAAGTGCATGGTTTTAGACAAAGAATGAAGAGTGCTTCCGGAAGAAAAGTTCTTAGCAATAGAAGAAGAAAAGGAAGAAAGCGTTTATCAGCTTAA
- the dnaA gene encoding chromosomal replication initiator protein DnaA yields MDNNLQHLWNKTLEIIEEELTQVSFETWLKRIEPLSYNENTIVLGVENDFTKGILEARYAVLIGNSLKHVTGKNVAVEFVIPSASGQNTGTSSYNGGQSNNMNNNYNFIDSSNLNPKYTFDTFVIGESNRFAHAASVAVAEAPAQRYNPLFIYGGVGLGKTHLMHAIGHYALEQWSNKKVVYVSCEKFTNDFIDSIQNKNNVSFRNKYRNVDVLLIDDIQFIAGKEGTQEEFFHTFNALHEANKQIVISSDRPPKEIPTLEERLRSRFEWGLITDIQAPDLETRIAILKKKANTEKINIGNDVLVFIANKIHSNIRELEGALIRVNAFSRLTSQNISVELAAEALKDILSARTPEIITVDLIKEVTAKYFNIEVEDFNLKKRTKSIAYPRQVAMYLSREMTGLSLPKIGEEFGGRDHSTVIHAIDKIANEMSENFDFKNLINRIMKDIKGNN; encoded by the coding sequence ATGGATAACAATCTGCAACATTTGTGGAACAAAACTTTGGAAATAATCGAGGAGGAATTGACTCAGGTAAGCTTCGAAACCTGGTTAAAAAGAATAGAACCTCTTTCATACAATGAAAATACCATTGTTTTAGGTGTGGAAAATGATTTTACAAAAGGAATCCTTGAGGCCAGATACGCAGTTCTTATAGGAAACTCCCTTAAACATGTTACAGGAAAGAATGTAGCTGTAGAATTTGTTATTCCCTCAGCCAGTGGACAAAACACAGGGACTTCCTCTTATAATGGAGGCCAGTCAAACAATATGAACAACAACTATAATTTCATCGACAGCAGCAACCTTAATCCCAAGTATACTTTTGATACCTTCGTTATAGGTGAAAGCAATCGCTTTGCCCACGCTGCTTCCGTAGCAGTGGCAGAGGCTCCGGCCCAAAGATATAATCCACTTTTTATATATGGAGGCGTGGGGCTAGGCAAAACCCACTTAATGCATGCCATTGGTCACTACGCTCTTGAACAGTGGTCCAATAAAAAGGTAGTTTACGTATCTTGTGAAAAATTCACAAATGACTTTATAGATTCTATTCAAAACAAGAACAACGTTTCATTCAGAAACAAGTATAGAAATGTTGATGTTTTGCTAATAGATGACATCCAGTTCATAGCAGGAAAAGAAGGTACACAGGAGGAATTTTTCCATACCTTTAACGCTCTACATGAAGCTAACAAGCAAATAGTAATATCAAGCGACCGCCCTCCCAAAGAGATTCCTACTCTTGAGGAAAGGCTCAGATCTAGGTTTGAATGGGGCCTAATAACAGACATCCAAGCTCCGGATTTAGAAACCAGGATAGCAATATTAAAGAAAAAGGCAAATACCGAAAAAATAAATATCGGAAATGACGTACTGGTTTTCATCGCAAATAAAATTCATTCAAATATCAGAGAACTTGAAGGCGCTCTAATAAGAGTTAATGCTTTTTCGAGGCTTACAAGCCAGAATATAAGCGTTGAGCTTGCAGCTGAAGCTTTAAAGGACATACTATCCGCCAGAACTCCTGAAATTATAACAGTGGATCTTATTAAGGAAGTCACAGCCAAATACTTCAATATCGAAGTTGAAGACTTTAATCTTAAAAAAAGAACAAAATCAATTGCATATCCTAGACAGGTTGCCATGTATCTTTCCAGGGAGATGACAGGTCTTTCTCTTCCTAAAATCGGAGAAGAATTTGGTGGAAGGGACCATTCAACGGTTATTCACGCAATCGATAAGATTGCAAATGAGATGAGTGAGAATTTCGATTTTAAAAATCTTATCAATCGAATAATGAAAGATATAAAAGGCAATAACTGA